Proteins from one Embleya scabrispora genomic window:
- a CDS encoding neocarzinostatin apoprotein domain-containing protein, whose product MHKSRTAAAVAATAIAGLGLTAFASAPASAADAPTITLSKSTGLAAGGEEITVTGKGYKPGKGVYVAQTVAKPAGGVPTQYGNAGYVPQVGPDGTFTVKLKPTQSFEGKDKAKVDCAATACFVATFNDHTDLANRDQDVWLPVSFAGAAGAPAAKTPTGTPPQAGATNEVGQPQLPKTGASSTQLGYVGAGMLVVGVGAVFASRRRRDSVSG is encoded by the coding sequence ATGCACAAGTCCCGTACGGCCGCGGCCGTCGCCGCGACCGCGATCGCCGGCCTCGGCCTCACCGCGTTCGCGAGCGCTCCGGCCTCGGCCGCCGACGCGCCGACGATCACCCTGTCCAAGTCGACCGGCCTGGCCGCCGGCGGCGAGGAGATCACCGTCACCGGCAAGGGCTACAAGCCGGGCAAGGGCGTGTACGTCGCGCAGACCGTGGCCAAGCCCGCCGGCGGCGTGCCGACCCAGTACGGCAACGCGGGCTACGTCCCGCAGGTCGGCCCGGACGGCACGTTCACGGTCAAGCTCAAGCCGACGCAGAGCTTCGAGGGCAAGGACAAGGCGAAGGTCGACTGCGCCGCCACCGCGTGCTTCGTGGCCACCTTCAACGACCACACCGACCTCGCCAACCGCGACCAGGACGTGTGGCTCCCGGTGTCCTTCGCCGGCGCGGCCGGCGCGCCCGCCGCCAAGACGCCGACCGGCACCCCGCCGCAGGCCGGCGCCACCAACGAGGTCGGTCAGCCGCAGCTGCCCAAGACGGGCGCGTCGAGCACGCAGCTCGGCTACGTGGGCGCGGGCATGCTGGTGGTCGGCGTGGGCGCGGTGTTCGCGTCGCGTCGGCGCCGCGACTCCGTGTCCGGCTGA
- a CDS encoding DUF2470 domain-containing protein codes for MNEATVNPFGADAITAVCKHMNDDHPDDCLLIARGLGGRPEATSATMTGLDGDAAYYSAIVAGESVEIRVPWSRSITERRDVRIEVVAQYNAACEALGLPPRGEGEH; via the coding sequence ATGAACGAGGCGACCGTCAACCCGTTCGGAGCGGACGCGATCACCGCCGTCTGCAAGCACATGAACGACGACCACCCCGACGACTGCCTGCTGATCGCGCGCGGTCTCGGCGGCCGGCCGGAGGCCACCTCGGCGACGATGACGGGCCTGGACGGCGACGCGGCCTACTACTCGGCGATCGTGGCAGGCGAGTCGGTCGAGATCCGGGTGCCGTGGAGCCGGTCGATCACCGAGCGCCGGGACGTCCGGATCGAGGTCGTCGCGCAGTACAACGCCGCGTGCGAGGCCCTGGGCCTGCCGCCGCGGGGCGAGGGCGAGCACTGA
- a CDS encoding MDR family MFS transporter: protein MPPISASRLSQKVVVGAVFVAAMFVNILDVTIINVALPAIGKDLGASQASLATVAVGYLVSLAVFIPASGWLGDRFGTKRIFLIALALFTGASALCGLAQSIDQLVLFRILQGAGGGMLTPVGMAMMFRVFPPEERVRASRILMVPTALAPALGPVLGGLLVDKASWHWVFYINLPVGVAAFVFGLMFLEEYRNPKAGRFDLPGFVLSGAGFALLMYALSEGATKGWGSPIILSTGIAGLLLCVAMVFVELRVKEPMLHLRLLRDRLFVSTNVVSMVNSAAFLGVLYVFPLMQQQAFGKSALETGLLTFPEAFGVVIATQWVSRLYPVVGPRRLMAGGLLGIGACAALLALVDGDTAAVLIVVLMFCTGASMAHVMIPMQAAAFARTAPADNGRASTIFNVQRQLGSALGVALLASILAGIGTMTGHGGGAPTPNLHAYHVAFLVAAALAVLGAIAALTIRDKDAASTLRKKTEVTPTTTTQPTEPAKV, encoded by the coding sequence ATGCCGCCCATATCCGCGTCACGTCTCAGCCAGAAGGTCGTGGTCGGCGCCGTCTTCGTCGCCGCGATGTTCGTCAACATCCTCGACGTCACCATCATCAACGTCGCGCTGCCCGCCATCGGCAAGGACCTCGGCGCGTCCCAGGCATCGCTGGCCACGGTCGCCGTCGGCTACCTGGTCAGCCTCGCGGTGTTCATCCCCGCGTCCGGGTGGCTGGGCGACCGGTTCGGCACCAAGCGGATCTTCCTGATCGCGCTGGCCCTGTTCACCGGCGCGTCCGCGCTGTGCGGCCTGGCGCAGAGCATCGACCAACTGGTGCTCTTCCGCATCCTCCAGGGCGCGGGCGGCGGCATGCTGACGCCGGTCGGCATGGCGATGATGTTCCGGGTCTTCCCGCCCGAGGAGCGGGTCCGCGCCTCGCGCATCCTGATGGTGCCCACCGCGCTGGCCCCCGCGCTCGGTCCCGTGCTCGGCGGCCTGCTCGTGGACAAGGCGTCCTGGCACTGGGTCTTCTACATCAACCTGCCGGTGGGCGTGGCCGCGTTCGTGTTCGGCCTGATGTTCCTGGAGGAGTACCGCAACCCCAAGGCGGGCCGCTTCGACCTGCCCGGCTTCGTCCTCTCCGGCGCCGGCTTCGCACTGCTGATGTACGCGCTGAGCGAGGGCGCGACCAAGGGCTGGGGCTCGCCGATCATCCTGTCCACCGGGATCGCGGGTCTGCTCCTGTGCGTGGCGATGGTCTTCGTCGAACTGCGGGTCAAGGAACCGATGCTGCACCTGCGGCTGCTCCGCGACCGGTTGTTCGTCAGCACCAACGTGGTGTCGATGGTCAACTCGGCGGCGTTCCTGGGCGTGCTGTACGTCTTCCCGCTGATGCAGCAGCAGGCGTTCGGGAAGTCGGCCCTGGAGACCGGCCTGCTCACCTTCCCGGAGGCGTTCGGCGTGGTGATCGCCACCCAGTGGGTCTCGCGCCTGTACCCGGTGGTCGGCCCGCGGCGGCTGATGGCGGGCGGCCTGCTCGGGATCGGCGCGTGTGCGGCGTTGCTCGCGCTGGTCGACGGGGACACCGCGGCCGTGTTGATCGTGGTGCTGATGTTCTGCACCGGCGCCTCGATGGCACACGTGATGATCCCGATGCAGGCGGCGGCGTTCGCGCGGACCGCGCCGGCGGACAACGGCCGCGCCTCGACGATCTTCAACGTGCAGCGCCAACTCGGCTCGGCCCTGGGCGTGGCGCTCCTGGCGAGCATCCTGGCCGGCATCGGCACGATGACCGGCCACGGCGGTGGCGCGCCGACCCCGAACCTGCACGCGTACCACGTGGCGTTCCTGGTCGCCGCGGCCCTGGCAGTCCTCGGCGCCATCGCCGCCCTGACCATCCGCGACAAGGACGCAGCCTCCACGCTCCGCAAAAAAACCGAGGTCACCCCGACAACCACGACCCAGCCAACGGAACCGGCAAAGGTCTGA
- a CDS encoding DUF1214 domain-containing protein, translating into MVDGSAWRAYCERMAALGDRILEADFPGATDADRAEGIRHLANQVACWLTYQLAATDPENPAFFTHNDLVYRWGGPNVDQNARRAPISWDGVYRLTVTMNACEKFVLQVKPGDMHAGRTEVLAETSSTALGVGPGDTVEIVLSADRQPGNWIELTPDARVLHVRDYYFDWTPEQPAMFALERLDTQGRPAERVTPERVAGMLAGAAASVENSIEVWNDWVRATGDRQPVNTFSTPSTVAGGVKEVVYGFARVRLTDDQVLVVETDPGVSGQWDLQLYSPGWFESLDFANRQTSLNHVQAEHDPDGRIRVVIGAVDPGVPNWLDTEGRAEVFATHRWLDPYAQPAVRAVVVPRTSVREHLHPSTRTIGVGERHESLRRRAEHVAWRFRA; encoded by the coding sequence GTGGTCGACGGCAGTGCCTGGCGCGCCTATTGCGAGCGGATGGCCGCGCTGGGCGATCGTATCCTCGAGGCCGACTTCCCCGGCGCGACGGACGCCGACCGGGCCGAGGGCATTCGGCACCTGGCCAATCAGGTCGCCTGCTGGCTGACCTACCAACTCGCCGCGACCGACCCGGAGAACCCGGCGTTCTTCACCCACAACGACCTGGTCTACCGCTGGGGCGGTCCGAACGTGGACCAGAACGCGCGGCGTGCGCCGATCTCCTGGGACGGCGTGTATCGCCTCACCGTGACCATGAACGCGTGCGAGAAGTTCGTGCTCCAGGTCAAGCCGGGGGACATGCACGCTGGGCGTACGGAGGTGTTGGCGGAGACATCCTCCACCGCGCTGGGTGTGGGGCCGGGCGATACGGTCGAGATCGTGCTGAGTGCCGACCGGCAGCCGGGTAATTGGATCGAACTCACGCCGGACGCACGGGTGTTGCATGTGCGCGACTACTACTTCGACTGGACGCCGGAGCAACCCGCGATGTTTGCCCTGGAGCGCCTGGACACCCAGGGGCGACCGGCCGAGCGGGTCACCCCGGAGCGGGTCGCGGGCATGCTGGCCGGTGCGGCGGCCTCGGTGGAGAACTCGATCGAGGTCTGGAACGACTGGGTGCGGGCGACGGGGGATCGGCAGCCGGTGAACACGTTCAGTACGCCCTCGACGGTGGCCGGTGGGGTCAAGGAGGTCGTCTACGGCTTTGCGCGGGTGCGGCTGACGGATGATCAGGTGCTTGTGGTGGAGACCGATCCCGGGGTTTCCGGGCAGTGGGACCTGCAGTTGTACAGCCCGGGCTGGTTCGAATCGCTCGACTTCGCCAACCGGCAGACCTCGCTGAACCACGTGCAGGCCGAGCACGATCCGGACGGGCGGATCCGGGTCGTGATCGGGGCGGTGGATCCGGGCGTGCCGAACTGGCTGGACACCGAGGGGCGGGCGGAGGTCTTCGCCACGCACCGGTGGCTCGACCCGTACGCGCAGCCGGCGGTTCGGGCGGTGGTGGTGCCGCGCACGTCGGTGCGGGAGCATTTGCACCCGTCGACGCGCACGATCGGGGTTGGCGAGCGGCACGAGTCCTTGCGGAGGCGTGCGGAACACGTGGCGTGGCGGTTCCGTGCCTGA
- a CDS encoding sulfotransferase family protein yields the protein MAWTPPQRAAWTETLAAGAIPPLTDDLDRPFDADTLLGEARARAGGAWAGAGAGADPDPVGTPETAGLALTDTDPAFREGLDRLLHSLEHEANLDRVGRWWAYTWVNRLLDVRLQVARYVRDDPGVRDEPIERPIFVTGGPRTGTSILHALLARDPANRVPTTWEFLRPVPPPEPATRDTDPRIALAEREIRFVTAALPAMDAIHEKSGTLPKECISAHVLAFRSEDFTGQFAIPSYAAWLADCDMRPAYAYHRLVLQILQRRTPGATRWVLKSPAHLLTLDALVDVYPDARLAVTHRDPLTVLASLSSLIATIHHAYGNRSDIRDVARTQSDLWCTAYARLTAFRDAGRVTESDWHDSTYADFMRDPIAVVRELYAGFGLEFGADAAGRMRAYLAARPQGRHGRHAYAFDDLGLDREDVRSRLADYQKRFQVPTEEI from the coding sequence ATGGCCTGGACACCACCACAACGCGCCGCCTGGACCGAGACCCTGGCGGCCGGCGCCATCCCACCGCTCACCGACGACCTCGACCGTCCCTTCGACGCCGACACCCTCCTCGGCGAGGCCCGCGCCCGGGCCGGCGGTGCATGGGCCGGCGCGGGCGCGGGCGCGGACCCGGACCCGGTCGGCACCCCGGAGACCGCCGGCCTCGCCCTCACCGACACCGACCCCGCCTTCCGCGAGGGCCTGGACCGCCTCCTCCACTCCCTCGAACACGAGGCGAACCTGGACCGGGTCGGCCGCTGGTGGGCGTACACCTGGGTGAATCGGCTCCTGGACGTCCGACTCCAGGTCGCCCGCTACGTCCGCGACGACCCCGGCGTGCGCGACGAGCCGATCGAGCGGCCGATCTTCGTCACCGGCGGCCCCCGCACCGGCACCTCGATCCTGCACGCGCTGCTTGCCCGCGATCCGGCCAACCGGGTGCCCACCACCTGGGAGTTCCTGCGTCCCGTCCCGCCGCCCGAGCCCGCCACGCGCGACACCGACCCGCGCATCGCGCTCGCCGAGCGGGAGATTCGCTTCGTCACCGCGGCTCTTCCCGCGATGGACGCGATCCACGAGAAGAGCGGCACGCTGCCCAAGGAGTGCATCAGCGCGCACGTGCTCGCGTTCCGCTCCGAGGACTTCACCGGGCAGTTCGCGATCCCGTCGTACGCCGCGTGGCTGGCCGACTGCGACATGCGGCCCGCGTACGCCTACCACCGACTGGTCCTGCAGATCCTGCAGCGACGTACACCGGGGGCGACCCGCTGGGTGCTCAAGTCGCCCGCGCACCTGTTGACCCTGGACGCGCTGGTCGACGTGTACCCCGACGCGCGCCTGGCGGTGACGCACCGCGATCCGCTCACCGTGCTGGCCTCGCTGAGCAGCCTGATCGCCACCATTCACCACGCGTACGGGAATCGTTCCGACATCCGGGACGTCGCGCGGACCCAGAGCGACCTGTGGTGCACCGCCTATGCCCGGCTCACCGCGTTTCGTGACGCGGGCCGGGTGACCGAATCCGACTGGCACGACTCGACCTACGCGGATTTCATGCGCGATCCGATCGCGGTGGTACGGGAGTTGTATGCCGGGTTCGGGCTGGAGTTCGGCGCGGACGCGGCGGGCCGGATGCGCGCGTATCTGGCCGCGCGCCCGCAGGGGCGGCACGGACGGCACGCCTATGCGTTCGACGACCTCGGCCTGGATCGGGAGGACGTGCGTTCTCGACTGGCGGACTATCAGAAGCGGTTCCAGGTTCCGACGGAAGAGATCTGA
- the cysC gene encoding adenylyl-sulfate kinase, whose protein sequence is MSERNVVWHEGGVTREQRPSLGATVWFTGLSGSGKSTVAVIAERLLVERGVTAYRLDGDNVRLGLNGDLGFGAEDRTENIRRVGEVARLFADAGVVAIVPVISPYRADRDRVRALHARDGLPFLEVFVDTPIEECERRDPKGLYAKARRGEIGDFTGISAPYEAPEKPELRLTPADGDPEQQAERLLALLETMVGEG, encoded by the coding sequence GTGAGCGAGCGCAACGTGGTCTGGCACGAGGGCGGAGTGACGCGCGAGCAGCGTCCATCGCTGGGGGCGACGGTCTGGTTCACCGGCCTGTCGGGTTCGGGCAAGTCGACGGTCGCGGTGATCGCCGAACGGCTTCTGGTCGAGCGCGGGGTCACCGCGTATCGCCTGGACGGCGACAACGTGCGGCTCGGCCTGAACGGCGACCTGGGTTTCGGCGCCGAGGACCGGACCGAGAACATCCGCCGGGTCGGCGAGGTCGCCAGGCTGTTCGCCGACGCGGGCGTGGTCGCGATCGTCCCGGTGATCAGCCCGTATCGCGCCGACCGCGACCGGGTCCGCGCGCTGCACGCCCGGGACGGTCTGCCGTTCCTGGAGGTGTTCGTCGACACCCCGATCGAGGAGTGCGAACGCCGCGACCCGAAGGGCCTGTACGCCAAGGCCCGGCGCGGCGAGATCGGCGACTTCACCGGCATCTCCGCCCCGTACGAGGCCCCGGAGAAGCCGGAGTTGCGCCTCACCCCGGCAGACGGCGACCCGGAGCAGCAGGCGGAGCGGCTGCTGGCGCTGCTGGAGACGATGGTGGGCGAGGGGTAG
- a CDS encoding MFS transporter translates to MSATVEVSAKPPEPGSDPSSVDTGRLEGVSKGRVFAVLAVVVMFSEVVPLQYAMISSAVPEIAPSFRSVGESISWMVVILGLVGGAVSPLIGKLSDVYGKKRLLLATSVSFLVGSLICAVTGSWPLFLVGRALQAVAFGMTAVVYGLIRDLMPRKFIPVAIGVSATGLGLSAALAPVVGGLLTEHYSWRSLFWFLVVYMVVLIPLLLIVVPESKLRVPQKVDYVGGVILGVGLALILLYISQGEAWGWGKPSAFGYALAGVAVIGLWVLWEKRVENPIIDLKLLTAPRVALVLGIAFLANMIIGIQNYLTSYMGLTPDNVKQSTLDKYGDGAVQSAKAMGAPEAMWAGIADQVKAAVSFNDSLDYALGFTLLGLALHVLIWQSMSSMIAGPLAGLWGQRSGLRMPMIVGVTTLTLAGFMYVFMHDSWQLMLICGVVYGIGFGMYYAAAPNLIIEAVPQEQQGISSSMLVVAQSFGASVGVALLSPIFTNNRLRITGPAPSGQGLATQDACDPRGCTYTTDAFTTGFWILIVCGLLALVIALVMRHGRKPATGGLLH, encoded by the coding sequence ATGTCTGCGACCGTTGAAGTATCGGCGAAGCCGCCGGAGCCCGGATCCGACCCGTCCTCGGTCGATACCGGTCGGCTGGAAGGGGTCTCCAAGGGCCGGGTGTTCGCCGTCCTGGCCGTCGTGGTGATGTTCTCCGAGGTCGTGCCGCTCCAGTACGCGATGATCTCCTCGGCCGTGCCGGAGATCGCCCCGTCGTTCCGGTCCGTCGGCGAGAGCATTTCGTGGATGGTCGTGATCCTGGGCCTCGTCGGCGGCGCGGTCAGCCCCCTGATCGGCAAGCTTTCCGATGTCTACGGCAAGAAGCGGCTGCTGCTCGCGACCAGCGTGTCGTTCCTGGTCGGGTCGTTGATCTGCGCGGTGACCGGCTCCTGGCCGCTGTTCCTGGTCGGCCGGGCGCTCCAGGCGGTCGCCTTCGGCATGACCGCCGTGGTGTACGGGCTGATTCGCGACCTGATGCCGCGCAAGTTCATCCCGGTCGCGATCGGTGTCTCGGCCACCGGGCTCGGGTTGTCCGCCGCGCTCGCGCCGGTCGTCGGCGGGCTGCTCACCGAGCACTACTCCTGGCGCTCGTTGTTCTGGTTCCTGGTCGTCTACATGGTCGTGCTGATCCCGCTCCTGCTGATCGTGGTGCCCGAGTCCAAGCTGCGCGTTCCGCAGAAGGTGGACTACGTCGGCGGGGTCATCCTCGGCGTCGGGCTCGCGCTGATCCTGCTGTACATCAGCCAGGGGGAGGCCTGGGGCTGGGGCAAGCCCTCGGCATTCGGGTACGCGCTCGCCGGCGTGGCCGTGATCGGGCTGTGGGTGCTGTGGGAGAAGCGGGTGGAGAACCCGATCATCGACCTGAAGCTGCTCACCGCGCCGCGCGTGGCCCTGGTGCTCGGGATCGCGTTCCTGGCCAACATGATCATCGGCATCCAGAACTACCTGACCAGCTACATGGGCCTGACCCCGGACAACGTCAAGCAGAGCACGCTCGACAAGTACGGCGACGGCGCCGTCCAGAGCGCCAAGGCCATGGGCGCGCCCGAGGCGATGTGGGCTGGCATCGCCGACCAGGTCAAGGCGGCGGTGTCGTTCAACGACTCGCTCGACTACGCGCTCGGCTTCACCCTCCTCGGCCTCGCCCTGCACGTACTGATCTGGCAGTCGATGTCCAGCATGATCGCGGGCCCGCTGGCCGGCCTCTGGGGGCAGCGCAGCGGGTTGCGGATGCCGATGATCGTGGGCGTCACGACGCTCACCCTGGCCGGCTTCATGTACGTGTTCATGCACGACTCGTGGCAGCTCATGCTGATCTGCGGCGTGGTCTACGGCATCGGCTTCGGGATGTACTACGCCGCCGCGCCGAACCTGATCATCGAGGCCGTGCCGCAGGAGCAGCAGGGCATCTCGTCCAGCATGCTGGTCGTCGCCCAGTCCTTCGGCGCCTCGGTCGGTGTCGCGCTGCTGTCGCCGATCTTCACCAACAACCGCCTGCGGATCACCGGTCCGGCGCCGAGCGGACAGGGCCTGGCCACCCAGGACGCCTGCGACCCGCGCGGCTGCACCTACACCACGGACGCCTTCACCACCGGCTTCTGGATCCTGATCGTGTGCGGCCTGCTGGCGCTGGTGATCGCGCTGGTCATGCGGCACGGCCGCAAGCCCGCCACGGGCGGCCTGCTCCACTAG